The Myxococcota bacterium genome has a segment encoding these proteins:
- a CDS encoding 5'-3' exonuclease H3TH domain-containing protein codes for MAPRTVHLVDGHVYIFRAWFAMSEMRAPDGRPTHAAYGFANMLLRHLRERRPSHMAVCFDHAMTSFRNELFPAYKAQRGEPDADLELQFDLCRRAATALGFPVFECEGFEADDVIATLARGLLAKPDVEVAIHTTDKDLSQLVREDGRAWLADFGKDDVVDADAVRAKFGVDPAQIPDYLGLVGDKVDNLPGVPGVGAKTAAAALRAFRRIEDIPADAARWDGLGIRGAARAALRIATHRDAALATRALATVRADVPGLRAGLRELALRGADRAAVEPLFAELGWGRIASRIPVWAD; via the coding sequence ATGGCCCCGCGCACCGTCCACCTCGTCGACGGGCACGTCTACATCTTCCGCGCCTGGTTCGCGATGTCGGAGATGCGCGCGCCCGACGGACGCCCGACGCACGCGGCCTACGGCTTCGCGAACATGCTGCTGCGGCACCTGCGCGAGCGGCGGCCCTCGCACATGGCCGTCTGCTTCGACCACGCGATGACGAGCTTCCGGAACGAGCTGTTCCCGGCCTACAAGGCGCAGCGCGGCGAGCCCGACGCCGACCTCGAGCTGCAGTTCGACCTGTGCCGGCGGGCGGCCACGGCGCTCGGCTTCCCCGTCTTCGAGTGCGAGGGCTTCGAGGCCGACGACGTGATCGCGACGCTCGCGCGAGGGCTGCTCGCGAAGCCCGACGTCGAGGTCGCGATCCACACGACGGACAAGGACCTCTCGCAGCTCGTGCGCGAGGACGGGCGCGCGTGGCTCGCGGACTTCGGCAAGGACGACGTCGTCGACGCGGACGCGGTGCGCGCGAAGTTCGGCGTCGACCCCGCGCAGATCCCCGACTACCTCGGCCTCGTCGGCGACAAGGTCGACAACCTGCCGGGCGTGCCGGGCGTCGGGGCGAAGACGGCGGCGGCCGCGCTGCGCGCGTTCCGGCGCATCGAGGACATCCCGGCCGACGCGGCGCGCTGGGACGGGCTCGGCATCCGCGGCGCGGCGCGCGCCGCCCTGCGCATCGCCACGCACCGCGACGCCGCGCTCGCGACGCGCGCGCTCGCGACGGTGCGCGCCGACGTGCCCGGCCTGCGCGCCGGGCTGCGCGAGCTCGCGCTGCGCGGCGCCGATCGCGCGGCCGTCGAGCCGCTCTTCGCCGAGCTCGGCTGGGGGCGCATCGCGAGCCGCATCCCCGTCTGGGCGGACTGA
- a CDS encoding urate hydroxylase PuuD, protein MEYGEFLLRWIHFLAGITWIGVLYYFNFIQTPFFGSELGGQAKGAMTRGLVPNALWWFRWGAMFTFLSGWTIVLMKLHQGFSLTDGYMTRILTGGLMGTFMWANVWFVIWPAQQVVIRSAEQVAGGGQAIPEAPARGGKAGMASRTNTLFSIPMLFFMASASHLQSLNNGANDMLYWLVAGGLIVLVEINGLIGPGAATQKPLTTVSGTIHGGLGLAAVLWAIGFFLNS, encoded by the coding sequence ATGGAATACGGCGAGTTCCTGCTCCGCTGGATCCACTTCCTGGCCGGGATCACGTGGATCGGCGTGCTCTACTACTTCAACTTCATCCAGACGCCGTTCTTCGGCAGCGAGCTCGGTGGGCAGGCCAAGGGCGCGATGACGCGCGGCCTCGTGCCGAACGCGCTCTGGTGGTTCCGCTGGGGCGCCATGTTCACGTTCCTCTCCGGCTGGACCATCGTGCTGATGAAGCTCCACCAGGGCTTCTCGCTCACCGACGGCTACATGACGCGCATCCTCACGGGCGGTCTGATGGGCACGTTCATGTGGGCCAACGTGTGGTTCGTGATCTGGCCGGCGCAGCAGGTCGTGATCCGCTCGGCCGAGCAGGTCGCGGGCGGCGGCCAGGCGATCCCCGAAGCGCCGGCGCGCGGCGGCAAGGCCGGCATGGCCTCGCGCACGAACACGCTCTTCTCGATCCCGATGCTCTTCTTCATGGCGTCGGCGAGCCACCTGCAGTCGCTCAACAACGGCGCGAACGACATGCTCTACTGGCTCGTCGCCGGCGGCCTGATCGTGCTCGTCGAGATCAACGGGCTGATCGGGCCCGGCGCCGCGACGCAGAAGCCGCTCACCACCGTCTCGGGGACGATCCACGGGGGCCTCGGCCTCGCGGCCGTGCTCTGGGCGATCGGCTTCTTCCTGAACAGCTGA
- a CDS encoding proline--tRNA ligase: MRWSKAFIPTLRDDPADAEAASHKLLVRGGFIRQLMAGSYALLPLGQRVARKVEAIVRKEMEAIGAQEFVLPCLQPSEPWERSGRWQTMGEELFRLRDRKGADLALGMTHEEIFSVIASELRSYKQLPQAWYQFQTKFRDEARPKSGLLRVREFTMKDSYSFDLDEAGLDASFDRHFEAYRKIFARLGLDAIAVEASSGNMGGSDSIEFMARSDAGEDWVAVCASCGYAANFEKATSKLAPVEDAPAASAAPEKFPTPGVRTIDDLARMQGGAPAERQVKTLVYVVDGKTVLVLLRGDHQLVEQKLRDQVEASELRPATGDEIVAAMGAHAGSLGAVGVAHFAIADEALRGRANMVTGANEDDFHLRGVDVERDIDVKGWLDLREVKAGEACPMCESALGVAKTVEVGHIFKLGTKYAEALDVKVLGEDGKQRTVIMGSYGIGIGRNVAAVVEAHHDEKGICWPVNVAPYEVVVSVLDAKQVEPLEAGERIYEKLLAAGIDAILDDRDERPGVKFKDAELVGIPFRITVGPKGLAEGKVEVVRRRDGETSKLDVEKAADHVAELVLESRR, from the coding sequence GTGCGCTGGTCGAAGGCCTTCATTCCGACGCTTCGCGACGACCCGGCCGATGCGGAGGCGGCGAGCCACAAGCTGCTCGTGCGCGGCGGCTTCATCCGCCAGCTGATGGCGGGCTCGTACGCGCTGCTGCCGCTCGGCCAGCGCGTCGCGCGCAAGGTCGAGGCGATCGTGCGCAAGGAGATGGAGGCGATCGGCGCACAGGAGTTCGTGCTGCCGTGCCTGCAGCCGAGCGAGCCGTGGGAGCGCTCGGGGCGCTGGCAGACGATGGGCGAGGAGCTCTTCCGCCTGCGCGACCGCAAGGGCGCCGACCTCGCGCTCGGCATGACGCACGAGGAGATCTTCTCGGTGATCGCGAGCGAGCTGCGCTCGTACAAGCAGCTGCCGCAGGCCTGGTACCAGTTCCAGACGAAGTTCCGCGACGAGGCGCGTCCGAAGAGCGGGCTCCTGCGCGTGCGCGAGTTCACGATGAAGGACTCGTACTCGTTCGACCTCGACGAGGCCGGGCTCGACGCGTCGTTCGACCGCCACTTCGAGGCCTATCGCAAGATCTTCGCGCGGCTCGGGCTCGACGCGATCGCGGTCGAGGCGTCGTCGGGCAACATGGGCGGCAGCGACTCGATCGAGTTCATGGCGCGCAGCGACGCCGGCGAAGACTGGGTCGCCGTCTGCGCGAGCTGCGGGTATGCGGCGAACTTCGAGAAGGCGACGTCGAAGCTCGCGCCCGTCGAGGACGCGCCCGCGGCGAGCGCCGCACCCGAGAAGTTCCCGACGCCCGGCGTGCGCACGATCGACGACCTCGCGCGCATGCAGGGCGGCGCGCCGGCCGAGCGGCAGGTGAAGACGCTCGTGTACGTCGTCGACGGCAAGACGGTGCTCGTGCTGCTGCGCGGCGACCACCAGCTCGTCGAGCAGAAGCTGCGCGACCAGGTCGAGGCGAGCGAGCTGCGCCCGGCGACGGGCGACGAGATCGTCGCGGCGATGGGCGCGCACGCGGGCTCGCTCGGCGCGGTCGGCGTCGCGCACTTCGCGATCGCCGACGAGGCGCTGCGCGGACGCGCGAACATGGTGACGGGCGCGAACGAGGACGACTTCCACCTGCGCGGCGTCGACGTCGAGCGCGACATCGACGTGAAGGGCTGGCTCGACCTGCGCGAGGTGAAGGCGGGCGAGGCGTGCCCGATGTGCGAGAGCGCGCTCGGCGTCGCGAAGACCGTCGAGGTCGGGCACATCTTCAAGCTCGGCACGAAGTACGCGGAAGCGCTCGACGTGAAGGTCCTCGGCGAGGACGGCAAGCAGCGCACCGTGATCATGGGCTCGTACGGCATCGGCATCGGCCGCAACGTCGCGGCGGTCGTCGAGGCGCACCACGACGAGAAGGGCATCTGCTGGCCCGTGAACGTGGCGCCCTACGAAGTGGTCGTGAGCGTGCTCGACGCGAAGCAGGTCGAGCCGCTCGAGGCCGGCGAGCGCATCTACGAGAAGCTCCTCGCCGCCGGCATCGACGCGATCCTCGACGACCGCGACGAGCGGCCGGGCGTCAAGTTCAAGGACGCCGAGCTCGTCGGCATCCCGTTCCGCATCACGGTCGGCCCGAAGGGCCTCGCCGAGGGCAAGGTCGAGGTGGTGCGCCGCCGCGACGGCGAGACGTCGAAGCTCGACGTCGAGAAGGCCGCCGACCACGTCGCCGAGCTCGTGCTCGAGAGCCGGCGTTAG